Proteins from one Mercurialis annua linkage group LG7, ddMerAnnu1.2, whole genome shotgun sequence genomic window:
- the LOC126657194 gene encoding protein FAR1-RELATED SEQUENCE 6-like: MYMRTSDQRQATSNVIGEFIKSKYINLKTVYKPADILRDMKDDYGIKMNCSKTNRSKAMAQEMVREKPNESFSLLPSYLYMLMVTNPGFFVKLEVNDDDSFLYVFMALNASIKGWEFCIPIFVVDSTFLTSANGGTLLTACAQDENGKIFPLAFCIVDSENDASWEWFMIRIRDVFQMQRDMCIVSDRHESIKNTSTAVFPEATHALCTIHLYNNIKKTS, from the coding sequence ATGTATATGAGAACAAGTGATCAGAGGCAGGCGACATCAAATGTGATTGGAGAATTCATTAAATCAAAGTACATAAACCTCAAAACTGTGTACAAGCCGGCTGATATTTTGAGGGACATGAAAgatgattatggaataaaaaTGAACTGCTCCAAAACCAACAGATCGAAAGCCATGGCTCAAGAAATGGTGAGAGAAAAACCAAATGAGTCTTTTTCATTACTACCGAGCTACTTGTACATGCTAATGGTTACAAATCCaggtttttttgttaaattggaAGTAAATGATGATGACAGTTTCCTTTATGTTTTTATGGCGTTGAATGCATCTATAAAAGGATGGGAGTTTTGCATTCCAATATTTGTTGTTGATAGTACTTTCCTTACTTCAGCCAATGGTGGTACGCTTTTAACAGCGTGTGCACAAGATGAAAATGGTAAGATCTTTCCTCTAGCTTTTTGCATAGTTGATTCTGAAAACGATGCATCATGGGAATGGTTTATGATAAGGATTAGAGATGTGTTTCAAATGCAAAGAGACATGTGTATAGTCTCTGATCGACATGAAAGCATCAAGAACACATCCACTGCTGTGTTTCCAGAAGCTACTCATGCTTTGTGCACAATCCATTTGTacaacaatataaaaaaaacttcatGA
- the LOC126656074 gene encoding serine hydroxymethyltransferase 3, chloroplastic: MQSCGRVQVMGSSQQPVWIKPSSAFPPKSSNFTVGLPHQISLNSCRYHSYKIKGSLVTGRPSSSMSVTEVRGDRSSFKDYDLSKADPEVREIIENEKNRQFKSLELIASENFTSRAVMEAVGSCLTNKYSEGLPGKRYYGGNEHIDELEILCQERALAAFGLDGQKWGVNVQPLSGSPANFEVYTALLSPHDRIMGLDLPHGGHLSHGFMTPKRRVSGTSIYFESMPYRLDESTGLVDYDMLEKTATLFRPKLIIAGASAYPRDFDYPRMRRIADSVGAFLMMDMAHISGLVAASVVGNPFEYCDVVTTTTHKSLRGPRGGMIFFRKDPILGVDLESAINNAVFPGLQGGPHNHTIGGLAVCLKHAQSPEFKAYQKQVISNCKALADRLVELGYKLVSGGTDNHLVLVDLRPLGIDGARVEKILDIASITLNKNSVPGDKSALVPGGIRIGSPAMTTRGFKENDFKATADFIHEGVQITMEAKKLVSGSKLQDFLKFVSSPDFPLTGKVLDLQTRVEALTTQFPIPGV, translated from the exons ATGCAAAGTTGTGGCAGAGTCCAAGTAATGGGTTCTTCACAACAGCCAGTTTGGATAAAGCCATCATCAGCTTTCCCTCCAAAAAGCTCAAATTTTACAGTTGGCCTTCCTCATCAGATTAGCCTCAATTCTTGCAGATATCATTCTTATAAAATTAAAGGGAGCTTGGTCACTGGGAGACCATCCTCTTCTATGTCAGTCACTGAAGTTAGAG GTGACAGAAGCAGCTTTAAAGATTATGACCTTAGTAAAGCAGATCCAGAGGTGCGTGAAATTATCGAAAACGAAAAAAATAGGCAGTTCAAGAGCCTTGAGCTTATTGCCTCTGAGAATTTTACATCTCGAGCAGTGATGGAAGCAGTTGGTTCATGCCTTACAAATAAATATTCTGAAGGACTGCCTGGTAAAAG ATACTACGGTGGAAACGAACACATTGATGAGCTTGAAATCCTATGTCAAGAAAGAGCTTTGGCTGCATTTGGCTTGGATGGACAGAAATGGGGTGTTAATGTCCAACCATTGTCTGGCTCTCCTGCTAATTTCGAAGTTTATACAGCACTTCTTAGTCCGCATGACAGGATAATG GGTTTGGACTTACCTCATGGGGGACATCTGTCTCATGGATTCATGACTCCTAAAAGACGCGTATCTGGCACATCCATTTATTTCGAGTCTATGCCATATCGACTTGATGAATCAACAG GCCTGGTTGATTATGATATGCTTGAGAAAACCGCTACTCTCTTCCGACCAAAGCTCATTATTGCTGGTGCTAGTGCTTATCCTCGAGATTTTGATTACCCTCGCATGCGCAGG ATTGCAGATTCCGTTGGTGCTTTTCTCATGATGGACATGGCTCATATAAGTGGACTTGTTGCTGCCTCTGTCGTCGGTAATCCCTTTGAGTATTGTGATGTTGTGACAACAACAACACATAAG TCTTTACGAGGTCCTAGAGGTGGTATGATTTTCTTCAGAAAGGATCCTATCCTTGGAGTTGATCTGGAATCTGCCATCAACAATGCTGTTTTTCCAGGTCTCCAG GGTGGTCCTCATAACCACACAATTGGAGGACTAGCTGTTTGCTTGAAGCACGCACAATCCCCTGAATTTAAAGCTTATCAGAAGCAG GTCATCTCCAATTGTAAGGCTCTTGCAGATCGATTGGTTGAATTGGGCTATAAATTGGTTTCCGGAGGCACTGATAATCACCTTGTTCTTGTAGACTTGAGGCCACTT GGCATTGACGGGGCTCGGGTAGAGAAAATTCTTGACATAGCATCTATTACCCTCAATAAAAATTCAGTTCCCG GGGATAAGAGTGCCCTTGTTCCGGGCGGTATTCGAATTGGATCACCTGCGATGACTACTAGAGGTTTTAAGGAGAATGATTTCAAAGCAACTGCTGATTTTATTCACGAGGGTGTTCAGATAACTATGGAAGCCAAAAAATTAGTGTCAGGATCAAAGCTTCAAGATTTCTTGAAGTTCGTTTCATCCCCGGATTTCCCTTTAACTGGTAAAGTGTTAGATCTCCAAACGAGAGTCGAGGCCCTTACAACCCAGTTCCCGATACCTGGAGTATGA